Proteins from a single region of Hydra vulgaris chromosome 12, alternate assembly HydraT2T_AEP:
- the LOC100204275 gene encoding protein BTG2 — protein sequence MLKEVKSAVQFLTKILSWNHRVPNTKLETFSNSLEKLLQTKYERHWHPEKPFQGSAFRCIRINAKFIDPSIIKAADMSGLTQTDLEKMLPKEFTIWIDPHDVSYRIGEDGSICDIPLHDTSLITPNTESSFSFANQHCHSEVPRSNIIESTSVSTFAPC from the coding sequence atgttaaaagaAGTAAAGTCAGCCGTTCAGTTCCTAACCAAAATTTTATCATGGAATCATCGTGTGCCAAACACAAAATTAGAGACCTTTTCTAActctttagaaaaacttttgcAAACAAAATACGAAAGACACTGGCATCCTGAGAAACCCTTTCAAGGTTCTGCGTTTAGATGTATTCGTATAAATGCAAAGTTTATTGATCCAAGCATAATAAAAGCGGCAGATATGAGTGGGCTAACTCAAACTGATCTTGAAAAAATGCTACCTAAAGAATTTACAATATGGATAGATCCCCATGACGTTTCATACAGAATTGGAGAAGATGGTTCAATTTGTGATATACCTTTACACGATACTTCTTTAATAACCCCAAATACTGAGTCGTCGTTTAGTTTTGCAAACCAACATTGTCACTCAGAAGTACCACGCTCTAACATAATTGAGTCAACATCAGTTTCTACTTTTGCTCcatgttga